CCGCCGTGGGTCGCGATCCCGAGACCATCGAGCGGTCGTCGGGCGTGCAGTTCGACGGGGACACCGACGCGCTGCTGCGCGATGCCGATGCGCTCGCCGACGAGGGCGTCACGCTGCTGACCGTCGGCGTCACCGGCCCCGACTACGACCTCACCGCACTCGAGGCGCTGTGTCGGTGGCGCGACTCGCGGAACTGACCGCGTAGCACCCGGGCGCACCCGCGCCCGGGTGCCGACACTCCCCCGAAGGCGTCGACGACACCGCACGCCCGCACGGCTAGGTTTGTGATCATGCATCGAGTGCCGGCACTTCGGGAACTGCTGACACGCGCGGCTTCGGCGGTCGCGCTGACGGGACTGCTGGGCGTCCTCATGGCCCTGGCGTCCCCCGGCGCGGCGTCGGCGGAGCCGCCCACCCGGCTGCCGAACTACGTCGTCGACTCCGCCGATGCGATCTCCCCGGCGCAGCGCGCCGAACTCGAGACGGCGATCGACTCGCTCTACAACGCCCACGCGGTCCAGATGTGGATCGTGTACGTCCGCGATTTCGACGGTCTGACCAGCGAGGAATGGGCGGATCGGACCGCCGCCGCCAGCGAGCTGGGTGACCATGACGCCCTGCTCGCCGTCGCCACCGAGGACCGGGCGTATCGGTTGTTCGCACCCGACAGCGTGGGCGGCCTCGATCAATCGACACTCGAAGAAGTCGCGAACGACGACGTCGTCCCGCAATTGCGCGACGAGAACTGGGCAGGTGCGGGCCTGGCGGCGGTCAACGGACTGTCCGGCGCACTCGATCCGAACCACACCGGCCTGATCGCAGCCGGCGTCGTCGGCGGCGTGGCCATCCTCGGCGGCGGCGGCGCGTACCTCTACTCCCGACGCCGCAAGCAGCGTCGTATCGACGACAGCGTCGAGACCCTGCGAGAGCAGGAACTGACTGTCGACCAGTTGGCCGCGCAACCCGTCGAGGTGCTCGACCCGTGGTCGCGTGAGGTGCTCACGGACCTCGACAACGCCATCCGCACCAGCAAGGAAGAGCTGCAGCTGGCGGTCGGCGAGTTCGGTGAGGCCGAGACGGCTCCGTTCACCGACACCGTGCGGCACGCCGAACAGGCGCTCGGACGGGCGTTCGGGCTGCGCCAGCGTCTCGATGACAACGTTCCCGAGACCGACGACGAACGACGCTCGATGCTCGTCCAGATCATCACCACCTGCACCGAGATCGACAGCACGCTGGACGACCACGTCGAGAACTTCGACGCGATGCGCAACCTCCTCATCAATGCGGACTCGCGATTCGACGCCATCACCCAGCAACTCATCGGTCTACGCGCCCGTCTGGAGACGGCGACGCAGCAGCTGACCGACCTCATCGGCAAGCACGGCGAGGCCACGTTGACCTCCATCCTCGACAACGTCGATCTCGCCCGAGCCCAGATCGACTTCGCCGAGGCGACCGCGGATCAGGGGCGCGCCGCCATCGCCGCACCGGTGGGTCAGCAGGGACCGGCCGTCGCTGCGATCAGGTCGGCCGAGGGATCGATCGAGCAGGCGACCACGCTGCTCGACGCCATCGATCACGCAGATGCGAACATCGCCGTCGCCCGCTCGCGAATGCCGGCGCTCATCGCCGAGGTGGACGACGAACTGGCCGAGGCCAACGCCCTGGCACAGACCGGCGGGACCTCGCTGGTGACTGCGATCGAGGTCGCGAGCGCCGCGGTCGCCAATGCCCGCAGCAACTTCGACGCCGATCCGCTGGGTACCTTCACGGCGCTCGTCGACGCGGATGCCGATCTCGACGACGCACTCGCCGCGGCCCGGGACGCCGCGGCCGAGCGCATCCGTCGTGCACAGGTCCTCACCGCGGCACTCGAATCGGCCGAGGCCAAGGTGACGGCGGCGGCCGACTTCATCGGCACCCGCCGCGGGGCCGTGCAGTCCACGGCACGTACCCGACTGGCGGAGGCGCAGCGGCTTCTGCAGTCCGCGATGGACGCCGCTGCCACCGATGCACCGGTGGCGACCGCGACCGCACGTCGCGCCGGTTCCCTGGCCGACCAGGCGCTCATGGCCGCTCAGACCGACGTCGTCGACTGGCAGTCGCAGCAGCGACATCCGGGCGGCTCGTCCACCGCCGGTGCGGTCCTCGGCGGAATCCTCGTCGACAGCTTCCTACGCGGCACCGTCGCGGGACGCGGGGGCGGATTCGGCGGCGGTTTCGGCGGGGGCGGCTTCGGAAGCGGCGGACGCAGCCCCGGTTCCTTCGGCGGCTCCGGGTCGTCGGGCCGGATCGGAACCGGCGGGCGGTTCTAGGCCCCGGCGCCGGGAGCGCAGCGAGCGGGCCGAATCAGCACGGCGCCGGGAGCGCAGCGAGCGGGCCGGATCGACACGGCCGCGTGATGTTCCACGTGGAACCAACAGGGGTGTTGGGCTGCCGTTAACGCTCGGGTAGCCATCGGTTCGTTTCATCCTCCTAACGTGCTCCTCGTCGTGCGCCGGCCCCGTGGCGCGACCATGTTTTCAGAGGAGCCCGTGTGCGTATTCCGTTGCAGCTGTTCATGTCCACCGGCGAGGATGCCGGACGTTCGTCCCGCGCCTACGTGACATGCCGCTACAAGTGCGGCGACGCGTGCCGCCACGATCCCGGGAACACCAGCGACAACAACTACTTCCGGGACATCGTCCGCACCGCGGTCTCGCGTCGAAGCGTTCTCAAGACCTCGGCCGGTGCAGCGGTGGCCGTCGGTGCGACCTCGCTCCTCGCGGCGTGCGGTGACTCCGGGTCGTCGGAGTCGGCCTCGTCGTCGAGCGGTGCGACATCCGGAGATGCGATGCCGGGCATGAACTTCGCCGCCGTCGCACCGAACACGGAGGACGCCGTGGTGATCCCGGACGGGTACCGCCAGGAGGTGGTGATCAGGTGGGGCGACCCGATCCTGCCCGGCGCTCCCGAGTTCGACTTCGCCAATCAGACACCCGAGGCGCAGGCCGGGCAGTTCGGCTTCAACAACGACTTCGCCGGCCTGATCCCGGTCGACGGCGTCGCCGATCACCACTACCTGGTCGCCAACCTGGAGTATCCGACCGAGCCCTTCATGTTCGCCGGCTACAAGGAAGGCGAACCCACCGAGCAGCAGGCCCGCATCGCCATGGCGTCGGTCGGCATCGCAGTCGTCGAGGTCACCGCGCAATCCGGCAGCGGCGCTCTCAAAACCGTTGTGGGCCCTCGCAACCGACGTCTGGCTGCCTCGAGTCCGTTCCGTCTCACCGGCCCGGCCGCGGGCAGCGAGTTCGTCAAGACGGCCGCAGACCCGGCGGGCACCACTGTCCTGGGCACCTTCGCCAACTGTTCCGGAGGTCTCACCCCGTGGGGCACGATGCTCTCCGGGGAGGAGAACTTCAACAACTACTTCGCGAACCCGAGCACCGTCACCGACGCCAAGGCCAAGGAGCGGCTCGAGCGCTACTCCTTCGAGGACGACGGCGACGAGCATTACTGGGGACGGTTCGACAAGCGCTTCGACCTGGCCGTCGAGCCGAACGAGGGGAATCGCTTCGGTTACATCGTCGAGGTGGATCCGCACGACCCGAATTCCGTTCCGGTGAAGCACAGTTCGATGGGCCGGTTCAAGCACGAATCGGCGAACATCTACGTGGTCGGGAGCGGGCCGGACAAGGACACCGTCGTCGCCTACAGCGGTGACGACGAAAGGTTCGAGTACATCTACAAGTTCGTCTCCAGCCGCAAGATGAAGTCCGGCCTGTCGAAGACGGCCCGCGACCACAACATGGGCATCCTCGACGAAGGCACGCTCTACGTCGCCACCTTCACCGGGGACTCCCCCGACCCGGTGGACGGCACCGGAACCCCGCCCGCCTCAGAGAAATTCGCCGGGAAGGGGTCCTGGAAGCCGCTGCTGACGGTCAATGCCGACGGTTCGGCACGCTCGTACATCCGCGGCATGTCCCCCGCCGAGGTCGCGGTGTTCACCCGGCAGGCCGCCGACACCGTCGGCGCGACCAAGATGGACCGGCCCGAGGACATCGAACCGAATCCGAAGTCCGGCAAGGTCTACTGCGCGCTGACGAACAACGACGATCGCGGCACCGATGGAGAAGCGCCTGCCGATGCGGTGAACCCCCGCAACGAGAACAAGAACGGTCAGGTCCTCGAGATGACCGACGACCACACCGGCACCGAGTTCACCTGGGAACTCCTGCTGGTGTGCGGCGACCCGGCTGCTGCCGACACCTACTACGGCGGGTTCGACAAGACCAAGGTCAGTCCGATCTCCTGCCCCGACAACGTCGCGTTCGATCCACATGGCAATCTGTGGATCTCCACGGACGGCAACGCACTCGACAGCAACGACGGGTTGTTCGCGGTCGCCCTGGACGGCGATCGACGCGGGGAGACCAAGCAGTTCCTGACCGTGCCCAAGGGTGGCGAGACCTGCGGCCCGATCATCGACACCAATCGTGTCCTGATCGCGGTTCAGCATCCCGGCGAACTCGACGACCACTCCGCGGACAACCCGGCGTCGCACTGGCCCGACGGCGGACAATCGCAGCCCCGGCCCTCCGTCGTCGCCGTGTGGCGCGACAACGGAGGCGAGATCGGCGTCTGACCACACCTCGTCATCCGAGCACCCTCGAGTCCCGGCCACTGCCGCCCGGCTCGGGGGTGTTCTGCATCTCCCACCAGGACTGTCCAGCGGCACCGAGCCGTTGACCTGGATCTTTCGTGGACCACACCCCGATCGTGACAGTCGTCAAGGTTTTTCTTGACGACTGTCAAGACCCAGGCCTAGTGTGGCGTGCAGCACATGTCGTCTCGACTGTGTCTTGCTTCTCCGCCTCGGTCGAGGCGGTCTCACGGAGGTGGAACGATGACGAGTTATGACCTGACCGGGCGGACGGCACTGGTCACCGGTGGCGCACAGGGTCTCGGTGCCGGGATGGCCGAGGCGCTCGCCGCAGCGGGCGCGTCCGTCGCGATCGGCGACGTGAACTCCGACGGCGGTCGGCAGACGGTCGAAACGCTTCGGGCACAAGGCGCGAAGGCCGAGTTCGTCGCGCTCGACGTGACCGACGACGCAGCCTGGGAGTCGGCCGTGGCGTCGACCGTCGAGTCGCTGGGCGGGCTCGACATCGTCGTGAACAACGCCGGCATCGAGGTGACGAACCTCCTGGTCGATCTCGACGCCGGCGAGGCGTCGAAGATGCTGGACGTCAACGTGCTCGGTACTGCCCTCGGCATCAAGCACGCGTTCCGCGCGATGCGTCCCGGCGGCATCGCAGGCAGGGGCGGAGCCGTCGTGAACATCGCATCCGTCGCTGCGACAATCGCTTTCCCCGGCATCAGCGTCTACTCCGCGACGAAGTCGGGTATCGACCGCCTCACCCGGGTGGCGGCCGCCGAATCCGGCAAGCTCGGCTACGGAGTGCGCGTCAACTCGATCTATCCCGCACTCACCCCGACCGCGATGGGCAACAAGCTCGCCGTCGAGACCGCGGCCCTGGGGCTGTTCGAATCCCCGGAGGCGGCTGCCCAGGCGGTCGCCGAACTGACGCCGCTGGGCCGGCTCGGTCAGGTCGACGACATGGCCGACGCCGTGGTCTTCCTCGTCTCCGACGCCGCGAAGTTCATCACCGGCGCGGGCCTCCCGGTCGACGGCGGCATGGGGATGTGATCCCGCCGACGTCCACCGCCGCAACGCTTTTCCCGAACACCCGCATCGAACACCCGAACCAGACACGAGGAGTCCCACCATGCCCACCGACAAACGCGTCGTCGTCTACGGAGCGTCCGGATACACCGGCCGACTGATCTGTGAGTACCTGCGCGAGTACAACATTCCGTTCCTGGCCGCGGGCCGCGACCACGCCCGGCTGAAGAGCGCCGTCGAGGCGGTGCCGGGCATCGACACGGTCGCGTACGACATCGTCGAGGTCGAGCACACGGTCGAGGCGCTGACCGAGGCCTTCCGCGGCGCCGACGTCGTACTGAACACGGTCGGGCCGTTCGCCCGCTACGGTCACGAGGTCGTCCAGGCGTGCCTGGAGATCGGGGCCCACTACACCGACACCAACGGTGAACAGAACTGGATGATCGATGCCGAGGCGCAGTACGGAGCCGAATTCGCTTCTCGCGAACTGGTCTTGACGCCGGGCCTGGCGCAGATGTACTCGATCGGCGAGATCGCCGCGAACATCTGCCTGGAGAACCCCGGACTGGACACCCTCGACATCCAGGTGTTCTGGAAGGGCCACCCGACCGTCGCGTCGACCAACACGATCCTCACCAATGCGGCATTCGCGAAGGCGTACTACCTCGAGGAGAACGAGTACGTCGAATGGCCGGCGGACGCGGGTCTGTACACGGTCAGCGTGCCCGGCCAGCACGACCTCGGTCTCGCTCTGCCCTGGGGCGGTACATCACACCCGGTGTGGTTCAAGAACGACCCGCGCGTGGCCACCGCAAAGGCACTCGGCGGCGTCTTCAACCGGCCACTGATGCAGGGCGTTCCGGTTCTGGTGGCCGCCGCGCTCGAACAGATGGAGGGCAAGTCCGAGGAGGAGAAGTACCGGATCATCGACGAGCAGTCGGCCGCCATCCGCAGCGAGATGCCCCCGCGTGAGAACCCGCGCCTGAACACCTCGCTGGACTCGGTGTACGCCTCCGGTCCGCTCGGCCGCGCGCACTGCGTGATCCACGGCAACTCCAACTACAAGCAGACCGCCCTGCTCAACGCGCACGCCGCGAACGAACTCCTCCAGGCCCGCCCCCGCCGTGTCGGCTTCGTCTCGAGCTGCCAGGCGTTCGGCCATCGCGAATTGCTCGGCACCCTACGCGCTTTCGGTCTGGTCCTGGACCCGATCGTCACCGTGCACCGCTGAGGACGACATGCGACTCTCGGAGTACCTCGACAAGGGCGCCTCGCTGGGGCGCGACGCGCCGTGCCTCACCGCCGGCGGGGTCACCTCGACCTACGGCGAGGTCCAGGATCGGTCCACCGCCATCGCGGGTGCATTGCAGCACAACGGGATCGAGGCCGGTGACCGGGTCGCCGTCCTCTCGGCCAACGATCCGCTGGCCCTGACATGCGTCTTCGGCATCTCGCGTGCGGGTGCTGTGTGGTGCCCGGTCAATCCGCGCAACGAGGCCGAGGAGAACCGACAGCTGTTCGATCTCTTCGGGTGTCGGCTGCTGTTCTTCCAGGCGAAGTTCACCGGCCTGATCGAGAAGATCAAAGATCAGCTCCCGCAATTGGACCGGATGATCTGTCTGGACGGCGACGTCGACTGGGCGAGGCCGTTCGACGGCTGGCTCGACGAACATCGGGCCGAGCCGGACGAACGCCGACGACCAGATGGCGGTCTGTGCATGCTCGCCGGTACCGGCGGGACGACCGGCCGACCGAAGGGGGTGCGACTCACCGAGGACAACATGATGACCTCGACGGCACTGGCGTTGATGAGCTACCCGTTCGGTGAGCGCCCCCGGTACCTGGCGCTCGCCCCGCTGACCCACTCGGCGGGGGTGCTGACGTTCCCCATCCTCAGCCTCGGCGGGGAGGTCGTGATCATGCCGGCACCTGACATCGGGGACTTCCTGGCGCTGATCGAGCGGCATCGAATCACCCACGCCTTCCTCCCGCCGACGGTGATCTACGGGGTGCTCGACCATCCCGACCTCGACAGTCGGGATGTGAGCTCGCTGCGATGTCTGTGGTACGGCGCGGCGCCGATGTCGCCCACGCGGCTGGAAGAAGCACTGACGCGTATCGGACCGGTGCTCGGCCAGTTGTTCGGGCAGACGGAGGCGCCGAACATGATCGCCACCCTCGCGCCCGCCGAGCACTTCCATGACGACGGGTCGATGGCCACCGAGCGGTTCGGATCGGCCGGGCGGCCGACACCGCTGACCACGGTCGCGATCATGGCCGAGGACGGGTCGCTGCTGGGTCGCGGCGAGCGCGGGGAGATCGTCGTCCGGGGACCGCTCGTGATGGACGGGTATCACGAGAACCCCACGGCCACCGCCGAAGTGAGCGCGCACGGCTGGCATCACACCGGCGACATCGGCTACCTCGACGACGACGGCTACCTCTTCGTCGTCGACCGCGCCAAGGACATGATCATCACCGGCGGGTTCAACGTGTACTCGGCCGAGGTGGAACAGGCGTTGCTGGCCCATCCGGCGGTGAAGGACTCGGCCGTCATCGGGCTGCCTGATCCCAAATGGGGCGAACGCGTGACGGCCGCCGTCGAACTGCGTGCGGGGCACGACGCCGACACCGAGGAGCTCATCGCCTTCGTCAAGGAACGGATCGGCAGCGTCAAGGCGCCGAAGGAGATCGAGATCTGGACCGAGCTGCCGCGGTCCAAGATCGGCAAGATCCTGAAGACCGAGGTCCGGGGCGCATTCAGCTGACCGGATCGAGGCCTCACCCGGTGCCCGCCCGGCTGGCGCCGACAAGCGTCGAACTCGGCCGGGTGGGTACACTCGGGTCTCGAACTCCATCACTTCCCGAGCAAGGGAATCCCCGGCAAGGACCGCGAGATGACACAGGTCGTCGACCGACAGGCCCGCATCGAGGCCCGCGCACGAGACAAGTTCCAGGCCAAGCGCGACGAGCTGGCCATGGCGACTCTGACGACGCTGGCCGAACTCGGGTACGCGCGGACGAGCCTGCGCGAGATCGCGCAGAACTCCGAGTACTCGCACGGCGTGTTGCACTACTACTTCACCGACAAGCTCGACCTCATCGCCCACGCGGTCCGGCAGTACGAGGCCGTCTGCGTCACCCGCTATGACGAGGTCGTGGCCCAGGCGGTGACCGCGGACCAGTTGCGCGACGAGTTCGCCGACACCTTCTTCGCAGGCATGCACTCCGAGGCAGCCATTCATCGGCTCTGGTACGACCTGCGCAACCAGAGCATGTTCGACGACTCCTTCCGCGCGGACGTGATCGAGATCGAGCGCCGGCGCGAAGAGATGATCTGGCGTGTGGTGGAGAGATTCTGCGAGTTGTCGGGGACGCAGCCCGCGGTGACACCGGCGGTCGCCTACATCGCGCTCGACGGCATCTTCCAGCGCGGACTGCTCAGCGAGATCGACGGCCGGCCCGACGGCGTCGCGACCGCCCGCGAGGACCTGATCGCCTTCTTCGGAGTCGTGGGGCACCACTGACCGTCTGAACGAGTCGAGTCGCAGATGCGTGCGCAGCGTCACAGCCTTCCGCCCTAATACTTCGAATCCCTAAGTATTAGACTCTCTAAACGTGTCCGCTTCCGACCCCGCCCAGCTCGCCCAGACCCTGCGGCCGACGATCACCAGGCTCTACCTGGCCCTTCGTCGTCGCGCACCGTCGGTCGAGCTGACCGCGGCGCAGACGTCTGCCCTGAGCGTCCTCGCCGATCACGGGCCGATGCGGATGGGTGTATTCGCCACCCGCGAATCCATCCGCATGCCGACAGCGACGTCGGTGATCGACGGACTCACCAAGCACGACCTGGTCGAACGCAGACCTGATCCAGACGACCGCCGAGCCGTGCTCGTCGGCCTCACCGACCACGGGCGCACCCTCGTGCGGCAGATCCGCGAGGAGCGGGACGTCATCCTGACCGGTGCGCTCGCCGCACTCGACGATCAGCAGCGCGAAGCCATCGCCGCGGCCGGACCGGCCCTGCAGGCCCTGCGCGACCATCTCGACAATCACCCGGTATCGCACCCCGCCCGCCCGGCGAGTGCGTGAGCGGCCCGGTCGGGGTTCGACACCGCCGGCCGTCCGCCTGATCTGGCAGAGGAATTCATGACCGTCACCGAACACACCCCGGGCGACACCGCCGCGGTGGCGCGCGACACCACCGCAACCGAACCGTCGATGCTCGCCTCTCTGCGCGCCCAACCGCGCGCGGTGTGGATCACCGCCTTCGCCGCCGTCATCGCCTTCATGGGCATCGGCCTCGTCGATCCGATCCTGCACAGCATCGCCGAAGCGCTGAACGCCCCACCGGAGAAGCTCACGCTCCTGTTCGGTGTCTACGTCGGCGTCCAGTGCGTCGCGATGCTGCTGACCGGTTGGGCCGCATACCGTTTCGGGCCGCGACGCACACTCACCGTCGGGCTGGGACTCATCGTCGTCGCAGCCGGCGTCTCGGCCTTCGCCGACAACATCGACCAGCTCATCGCCTACCGGGTGATCTGGGGTCTCGGCAACGCACTGTTCCTCGCCACCGCACTGGCTTTCATCGTCCAATCGGCGGTGGGCAACCGCAACAGCGCCATCATGATGTACGAGGCCGCCCTGGGCATCGGGCTGGCCGTCGGACCGCTCCTGGGTGCGACGCTCGGTGAATGGACTTGGCGCGCACCGTTTGCCGGTACCGCCCTGCTGATGCTGGCCGGAGCCATCCTGTGCGCGTTCATGCTTCCCGCCGACGGCCCCCGGTCCGAACGAGTGCGGGTCCGGATCGTCGACCCGATCAAGGTCCTGCGCAACCGCACCCTGTTCGTCACGTCCGTCGGTTCCGCCTTCTACACGGGCGCCCTCTTCACCGTGATCGCCTGGGCGCCGATCGCGATGGGCCTGCGACCCATCTACGCCGGACTCGTCTTCTTCGGCTGGGGTCTACTCACCGCGGTCGCCGGAGTCTTCGTCGCGCCGCTGCTCGCTCGGGTCGTCGGTGAGAAGGCCGGTGTCATGGTTGCCATCTCGACATACGGACTTGTCATGGTGCTGGCCGGGATCGGCACGTTCACCGGACAGATCTGGCTGATCGGCCTGGCCGTCATCCTCTCCGGCTTCCCCTCGGGCGTGCTCAACACCCTCTTCACCGACGTCGCGATGTCGGCCGTCGGCGGCGACACCCCGCGCTCGGTCTCGAGTGCCGGGTTCAGCTTCCTCCGCTGGATGGGCGCCGCGATCGCGGCCGTGCTCGTCGCGTACCTCGCGAAGTGGACCGGTTCGGAGGCGACACCGTGGTGGTTCGCCACCGGATACTGCGTCGTCGCCCTCGGCGCGGTATCGCTGGCCAAGGTCGCCCACGACCACAAGGTCGCCGACGATGCCGCTCTCATCGGCGCCGAGGAGTTCTGAGGTTCGCGCACACGCGGCTTCACGCTCCCTGAGCACAGGCGCAAGGAGCACGGCCCCCTCCCGCTCCCCGAGGTGCGACGAGCGCGACGCCTCCGCTCCCTGAGGAGCGGCCGGACGGCCGTCGTGGACCACCGAGCGAACACTCCTGGGCGCCCGAATTCTATGCTCCCTGAGGTGCGAGCGGAGCGAGCCACGAAGGGCCACGCAACGTGTCTCACCAGGCCCTTCGTGGCTCGTCGCTGATATGTAGTGCTGCTCTGTCAAGTCCCATGGCGAAATTGCCTCCTTCTCAGGGGCTGTTGTGGGGTTGGCCACCCGCCGCGGTGTGTGGTGGTCGTTACTCGCGACGGTGTTGTCGGACTGATATACGCGGGTTGGTTACCGCTCAACGGTGTTCGACAGGAGATGAAAACGCTGGCCGACGGGTCTATGTAAACGTGCGTACCGTGCAC
The genomic region above belongs to Gordonia hongkongensis and contains:
- a CDS encoding TetR/AcrR family transcriptional regulator, which gives rise to MTQVVDRQARIEARARDKFQAKRDELAMATLTTLAELGYARTSLREIAQNSEYSHGVLHYYFTDKLDLIAHAVRQYEAVCVTRYDEVVAQAVTADQLRDEFADTFFAGMHSEAAIHRLWYDLRNQSMFDDSFRADVIEIERRREEMIWRVVERFCELSGTQPAVTPAVAYIALDGIFQRGLLSEIDGRPDGVATAREDLIAFFGVVGHH
- a CDS encoding TPM domain-containing protein, which translates into the protein MHRVPALRELLTRAASAVALTGLLGVLMALASPGAASAEPPTRLPNYVVDSADAISPAQRAELETAIDSLYNAHAVQMWIVYVRDFDGLTSEEWADRTAAASELGDHDALLAVATEDRAYRLFAPDSVGGLDQSTLEEVANDDVVPQLRDENWAGAGLAAVNGLSGALDPNHTGLIAAGVVGGVAILGGGGAYLYSRRRKQRRIDDSVETLREQELTVDQLAAQPVEVLDPWSREVLTDLDNAIRTSKEELQLAVGEFGEAETAPFTDTVRHAEQALGRAFGLRQRLDDNVPETDDERRSMLVQIITTCTEIDSTLDDHVENFDAMRNLLINADSRFDAITQQLIGLRARLETATQQLTDLIGKHGEATLTSILDNVDLARAQIDFAEATADQGRAAIAAPVGQQGPAVAAIRSAEGSIEQATTLLDAIDHADANIAVARSRMPALIAEVDDELAEANALAQTGGTSLVTAIEVASAAVANARSNFDADPLGTFTALVDADADLDDALAAARDAAAERIRRAQVLTAALESAEAKVTAAADFIGTRRGAVQSTARTRLAEAQRLLQSAMDAAATDAPVATATARRAGSLADQALMAAQTDVVDWQSQQRHPGGSSTAGAVLGGILVDSFLRGTVAGRGGGFGGGFGGGGFGSGGRSPGSFGGSGSSGRIGTGGRF
- a CDS encoding acyl-CoA synthetase; translated protein: MRLSEYLDKGASLGRDAPCLTAGGVTSTYGEVQDRSTAIAGALQHNGIEAGDRVAVLSANDPLALTCVFGISRAGAVWCPVNPRNEAEENRQLFDLFGCRLLFFQAKFTGLIEKIKDQLPQLDRMICLDGDVDWARPFDGWLDEHRAEPDERRRPDGGLCMLAGTGGTTGRPKGVRLTEDNMMTSTALALMSYPFGERPRYLALAPLTHSAGVLTFPILSLGGEVVIMPAPDIGDFLALIERHRITHAFLPPTVIYGVLDHPDLDSRDVSSLRCLWYGAAPMSPTRLEEALTRIGPVLGQLFGQTEAPNMIATLAPAEHFHDDGSMATERFGSAGRPTPLTTVAIMAEDGSLLGRGERGEIVVRGPLVMDGYHENPTATAEVSAHGWHHTGDIGYLDDDGYLFVVDRAKDMIITGGFNVYSAEVEQALLAHPAVKDSAVIGLPDPKWGERVTAAVELRAGHDADTEELIAFVKERIGSVKAPKEIEIWTELPRSKIGKILKTEVRGAFS
- a CDS encoding SDR family NAD(P)-dependent oxidoreductase; translated protein: MTSYDLTGRTALVTGGAQGLGAGMAEALAAAGASVAIGDVNSDGGRQTVETLRAQGAKAEFVALDVTDDAAWESAVASTVESLGGLDIVVNNAGIEVTNLLVDLDAGEASKMLDVNVLGTALGIKHAFRAMRPGGIAGRGGAVVNIASVAATIAFPGISVYSATKSGIDRLTRVAAAESGKLGYGVRVNSIYPALTPTAMGNKLAVETAALGLFESPEAAAQAVAELTPLGRLGQVDDMADAVVFLVSDAAKFITGAGLPVDGGMGM
- a CDS encoding MFS transporter — its product is MTVTEHTPGDTAAVARDTTATEPSMLASLRAQPRAVWITAFAAVIAFMGIGLVDPILHSIAEALNAPPEKLTLLFGVYVGVQCVAMLLTGWAAYRFGPRRTLTVGLGLIVVAAGVSAFADNIDQLIAYRVIWGLGNALFLATALAFIVQSAVGNRNSAIMMYEAALGIGLAVGPLLGATLGEWTWRAPFAGTALLMLAGAILCAFMLPADGPRSERVRVRIVDPIKVLRNRTLFVTSVGSAFYTGALFTVIAWAPIAMGLRPIYAGLVFFGWGLLTAVAGVFVAPLLARVVGEKAGVMVAISTYGLVMVLAGIGTFTGQIWLIGLAVILSGFPSGVLNTLFTDVAMSAVGGDTPRSVSSAGFSFLRWMGAAIAAVLVAYLAKWTGSEATPWWFATGYCVVALGAVSLAKVAHDHKVADDAALIGAEEF
- a CDS encoding DUF5938 domain-containing protein, whose product is MPTDKRVVVYGASGYTGRLICEYLREYNIPFLAAGRDHARLKSAVEAVPGIDTVAYDIVEVEHTVEALTEAFRGADVVLNTVGPFARYGHEVVQACLEIGAHYTDTNGEQNWMIDAEAQYGAEFASRELVLTPGLAQMYSIGEIAANICLENPGLDTLDIQVFWKGHPTVASTNTILTNAAFAKAYYLEENEYVEWPADAGLYTVSVPGQHDLGLALPWGGTSHPVWFKNDPRVATAKALGGVFNRPLMQGVPVLVAAALEQMEGKSEEEKYRIIDEQSAAIRSEMPPRENPRLNTSLDSVYASGPLGRAHCVIHGNSNYKQTALLNAHAANELLQARPRRVGFVSSCQAFGHRELLGTLRAFGLVLDPIVTVHR
- a CDS encoding PhoX family protein → MRIPLQLFMSTGEDAGRSSRAYVTCRYKCGDACRHDPGNTSDNNYFRDIVRTAVSRRSVLKTSAGAAVAVGATSLLAACGDSGSSESASSSSGATSGDAMPGMNFAAVAPNTEDAVVIPDGYRQEVVIRWGDPILPGAPEFDFANQTPEAQAGQFGFNNDFAGLIPVDGVADHHYLVANLEYPTEPFMFAGYKEGEPTEQQARIAMASVGIAVVEVTAQSGSGALKTVVGPRNRRLAASSPFRLTGPAAGSEFVKTAADPAGTTVLGTFANCSGGLTPWGTMLSGEENFNNYFANPSTVTDAKAKERLERYSFEDDGDEHYWGRFDKRFDLAVEPNEGNRFGYIVEVDPHDPNSVPVKHSSMGRFKHESANIYVVGSGPDKDTVVAYSGDDERFEYIYKFVSSRKMKSGLSKTARDHNMGILDEGTLYVATFTGDSPDPVDGTGTPPASEKFAGKGSWKPLLTVNADGSARSYIRGMSPAEVAVFTRQAADTVGATKMDRPEDIEPNPKSGKVYCALTNNDDRGTDGEAPADAVNPRNENKNGQVLEMTDDHTGTEFTWELLLVCGDPAAADTYYGGFDKTKVSPISCPDNVAFDPHGNLWISTDGNALDSNDGLFAVALDGDRRGETKQFLTVPKGGETCGPIIDTNRVLIAVQHPGELDDHSADNPASHWPDGGQSQPRPSVVAVWRDNGGEIGV
- a CDS encoding MarR family winged helix-turn-helix transcriptional regulator; amino-acid sequence: MSASDPAQLAQTLRPTITRLYLALRRRAPSVELTAAQTSALSVLADHGPMRMGVFATRESIRMPTATSVIDGLTKHDLVERRPDPDDRRAVLVGLTDHGRTLVRQIREERDVILTGALAALDDQQREAIAAAGPALQALRDHLDNHPVSHPARPASA